One part of the Sphingopyxis sp. PAMC25046 genome encodes these proteins:
- a CDS encoding acyl-CoA dehydrogenase family protein — protein MSELDAFRTEVREWLEANCPAEMREPIRDEDDVCWGGRNFKFKNAAQKAWLDACVAKGYTVPDWPKPYGGAGLTPEQTKILKQEMKRIKARSPLDSFGIWMLGPALLQFGTEEQKVHYLNPIARGEIRWCQGYSEPGSGSDLVSLQTFGEDKGDHWVVNGSKIWTSYADKADWIFCLVRTDKTNKYQGITFMLFDMESKGVTTKPILLISGNSPFCETFFDDVEVPKTQYVGEINRGWDVAKYLLGHEREMISGGGAGGDMLSIGGAFAKAFGKNEAGELDDPILRAEMAAFDVDVFAYRAMGERFMDMWKTGRAHPASSNMMKYVGTELNKRRHELVMSGGGSEALEWDSEETKGGARARGWLRTKANSIEGGTSEVMLNVIAKRILDLPGA, from the coding sequence ATGAGCGAACTGGACGCTTTCCGCACCGAGGTGCGCGAATGGCTGGAGGCAAACTGCCCCGCCGAGATGCGCGAACCGATCCGCGACGAGGATGACGTCTGCTGGGGCGGGCGCAATTTCAAATTCAAGAATGCCGCCCAGAAAGCGTGGCTCGATGCCTGCGTCGCGAAGGGCTATACCGTACCCGACTGGCCCAAACCCTATGGCGGCGCCGGACTGACGCCTGAGCAGACCAAAATCCTCAAACAGGAAATGAAGCGCATCAAGGCGCGCTCGCCGCTCGACAGCTTCGGCATCTGGATGCTCGGCCCCGCGCTGCTGCAATTCGGCACCGAGGAACAGAAGGTCCATTATCTGAACCCGATCGCACGCGGCGAAATCCGCTGGTGCCAGGGCTATTCGGAACCCGGTTCGGGCAGCGACCTCGTCAGCTTGCAGACCTTCGGCGAGGACAAGGGCGATCACTGGGTCGTCAACGGGTCGAAGATCTGGACCAGCTACGCCGACAAGGCCGACTGGATCTTCTGCCTCGTCCGCACCGACAAGACGAACAAATATCAGGGTATCACCTTCATGCTCTTCGACATGGAGAGCAAGGGCGTCACCACCAAGCCGATCTTGCTGATTTCAGGCAACTCGCCCTTCTGCGAGACCTTCTTCGACGATGTCGAAGTGCCGAAGACGCAGTATGTCGGCGAGATCAACCGCGGCTGGGACGTCGCCAAATATCTGCTCGGCCACGAACGCGAGATGATCTCGGGCGGCGGCGCGGGCGGCGACATGCTCAGCATCGGCGGCGCTTTCGCCAAGGCGTTCGGCAAGAATGAAGCGGGCGAACTCGACGACCCGATCCTCCGCGCCGAAATGGCGGCGTTCGACGTCGACGTCTTTGCGTACCGCGCGATGGGCGAGCGTTTCATGGACATGTGGAAGACCGGCCGCGCGCATCCGGCAAGCTCGAACATGATGAAATATGTCGGCACCGAGCTCAACAAGCGGCGTCACGAACTCGTGATGTCGGGCGGCGGAAGCGAAGCGCTCGAATGGGACAGCGAAGAGACCAAGGGCGGCGCGCGCGCGCGCGGCTGGCTGCGTACCAAGGCCAATTCGATCGAAGGCGGGACGAGCGAAGTCATGCTCAACGTCATCGCCAAGCGCATCCTCGATTTGCCCGGAGCCTGA
- a CDS encoding SDR family oxidoreductase: protein MRFAGKVAVVTGAASGIGKASVLKLASEGAHVFAADIDEAGGKALAEQSNGKIDFVRCDVTVPADIEALMNAAAEKAGGIDIVFNNAAAGGDRAPIDEISPEGWDRTMDLVLKSVAMGIRYAAPYMKGRKGASIVNTASVAALGAGYSPIAYAVAKAGVLHLSKVAATDLAQYGIRVNAICPGFINTNIFTASLEVPGELKTQANAVIAEMSANAQPVARGGQPEDIANAVAYLASEESSFMTGTHLLVDGGLTIGQRHAWDKETPGMFDALLAMEEAAKAGAAA, encoded by the coding sequence ATGCGATTCGCAGGCAAGGTCGCCGTCGTCACCGGCGCGGCATCGGGTATCGGCAAGGCATCGGTGCTGAAACTGGCAAGCGAAGGCGCGCATGTCTTCGCCGCCGACATCGACGAGGCGGGCGGGAAAGCGCTCGCCGAACAATCGAACGGCAAGATCGACTTCGTGCGCTGCGACGTCACCGTCCCGGCCGATATCGAAGCCCTGATGAACGCCGCCGCCGAGAAGGCCGGCGGGATCGACATCGTGTTCAACAATGCTGCCGCGGGCGGCGACCGCGCGCCGATCGACGAGATCAGTCCCGAAGGCTGGGACCGCACGATGGATCTGGTGCTCAAATCGGTCGCGATGGGCATCCGCTACGCCGCGCCGTACATGAAGGGCCGCAAGGGCGCATCGATCGTCAATACCGCGAGCGTCGCGGCATTGGGTGCGGGCTATTCGCCTATCGCCTATGCGGTGGCGAAGGCGGGCGTGCTGCATCTCTCCAAGGTCGCGGCGACCGACCTCGCCCAATATGGCATCCGCGTGAACGCGATCTGCCCCGGCTTCATCAACACCAATATCTTCACCGCCTCGCTCGAGGTTCCGGGCGAGCTCAAGACGCAGGCCAATGCCGTGATCGCCGAGATGAGCGCGAACGCGCAGCCCGTCGCGCGCGGCGGCCAGCCCGAGGACATCGCGAACGCGGTCGCCTATCTCGCCAGCGAGGAAAGCTCCTTCATGACGGGCACCCACCTGCTCGTCGACGGCGGGCTGACGATCGGCCAGCGCCATGCGTGGGACAAGGAAACGCCGGGCATGTTCGACGCCCTGCTCGCAATGGAGGAAGCGGCGAAAGCCGGAGCCGCCGCGTGA